Proteins from a genomic interval of Capsicum annuum cultivar UCD-10X-F1 chromosome 4, UCD10Xv1.1, whole genome shotgun sequence:
- the LOC107847803 gene encoding E3 ubiquitin-protein ligase RNF170 isoform X1, with product MYIKEEMDGPPENDVCSICHGSFHIPCQANCSHWFCASCILQVWDHGSALQACKCPLCRRPITLLVPSESASRLHQDLGVPEVLRRVEQYNRHFGQHANGLLQRMQDLPFLLRRLLRDMTDPQRSLPFVIRARVYLAVFLSGIYVLSPVDLIPEGFLGIIGLLDDLIIMFICFLHVAALYRSVLLFRHGGS from the exons ATGtatataaaagaagaaatggacgGACCACCAGAGAATGATGTTTGTTCTATATGCCATGGCAGTTTCCATATTCCTTGTCAAGCTAATTGTTCCCATTGGttttgtg CTAGCTGTATTCTACAAGTTTGGGATCATGGATCCGCCCTTCAAGCATGTAAATGTCCATTATGCCGCCGCCCGATTACCTTGTTGGTTCCTAGTGAGTCTGCATCAAGGTTGCATCAAGATCTTGGAGTTCCGGAGGTTTTACGAAGAGTTGAACAATATAACCGCCATTTTGGCCAACATGCCAATGGCCTTCTCCAG AGAATGCAAGATCTTCCCTTTCTCCTCCGGAGATTACTGCGAGATATGACAGATCCTCAAAGATCTCTTCCGTTTGTCATCAGGGCACGTGTTTATTTGGCA GTGTTTTTAAGTGGTATATACGTCCTTAGCCCTGTAGACCTTATCCCAGAAG GGTTTTTGGGTATAATAGGTTTGCTAGATGATCTGATTATCATGTTCATCTGTTTCCTGCATGTTGCTGCTCTGTATAGATCAGTTCTTCTCTTTCGCCATGGAGGTTCTTAG
- the LOC107847803 gene encoding E3 ubiquitin-protein ligase RNF170 isoform X2: MKKGRRKKKRIDEETKASCILQVWDHGSALQACKCPLCRRPITLLVPSESASRLHQDLGVPEVLRRVEQYNRHFGQHANGLLQRMQDLPFLLRRLLRDMTDPQRSLPFVIRARVYLAVFLSGIYVLSPVDLIPEGFLGIIGLLDDLIIMFICFLHVAALYRSVLLFRHGGS; this comes from the exons atgaagaaggggagaaggaaaaaaaaaagaatagatgaagaaacgaaag CTAGCTGTATTCTACAAGTTTGGGATCATGGATCCGCCCTTCAAGCATGTAAATGTCCATTATGCCGCCGCCCGATTACCTTGTTGGTTCCTAGTGAGTCTGCATCAAGGTTGCATCAAGATCTTGGAGTTCCGGAGGTTTTACGAAGAGTTGAACAATATAACCGCCATTTTGGCCAACATGCCAATGGCCTTCTCCAG AGAATGCAAGATCTTCCCTTTCTCCTCCGGAGATTACTGCGAGATATGACAGATCCTCAAAGATCTCTTCCGTTTGTCATCAGGGCACGTGTTTATTTGGCA GTGTTTTTAAGTGGTATATACGTCCTTAGCCCTGTAGACCTTATCCCAGAAG GGTTTTTGGGTATAATAGGTTTGCTAGATGATCTGATTATCATGTTCATCTGTTTCCTGCATGTTGCTGCTCTGTATAGATCAGTTCTTCTCTTTCGCCATGGAGGTTCTTAG